The genome window CAGGTCGAGCAGATCCGCGCGGGCATCGAGGTGACCTCACTGGACGCCGCCCGCGAGAAGGTCCAGTCGATCGCGAAGACTCAATTGCCCGAGGACGGAGCGCCATGAGTCAGCCGACCGGCGCCTTCCTCGGCTTCGTACACCGCCAGCGGCGCGGGGCCGAACTGTTCCTGATTGTGCTCGCGCTGCTGGTCGGGCTGGGCGCGTACGCCGCCGTCGGCATCGGCATGCAGGGCCGCATCCCGGCCAACATGGTCGGGTACGGCGGCGGCCTCACGGTGCTCATCCTGGCCGCACATATGACCGTACGATTCGTCGCGCCCTACGCCGACCCGGTGCTGTTGCCTGTGGTCGCCGCGCTCAACGGGCTCGGCCTGGCGGTGATCCACCGGCTCGACCTCTCGTACGCCACCTTCAAGACGCCGCACCAGCACGACTTCGCGCAAAAGCAGCTCACCTGGATGACGTTGGGCGTGCTGCTGTTCATCATGACCCTGGTCGTATTGCGCGACCACCGCACCCTGCAACGCTTCACCTACACCTCCGGCCTGGCGGCGATCTTGCTGCTGCTCTCGCCCAAACTCCCGGTGATCGGGCGCTCCTCGCACGGCGCCGATATCTGGCTCAGGCTCGGTCCCTTCAGCCTGCAACCGGGCGAGATCGCCAAGGTGCTGCTCGTGATCGCGTTCGCGGGGTATCTGGTGCAACACCGCGACGCGCTCGCCCTGGCCGGACGTCGCTTCCTGTTCATCGACCTGCCGCGCGGGCGCGACCTCGGCCCGATCCTGGCGATCTGGGTGATCAGCCTGGCGATCCTGGTCGTGCAGCGCGACCTCGGCTCTTCGCTGCTGTTCTTCGGCCTCTTCCTGGTGATGCTCTATGTCGCCACCGAACGCCCCGGCTGGCTGATCGTCGGCGGCGGCCTCTTCGCGATCGGGGCGGGCGTACTCCTCTACGCCGCCACGAACTGGGGGGTGATGGGCCACGTCAAGCAACGCGTGGACTTCTGGCTGCACCCGATGGAGTACTACCGCTCCAGCCCCGGCAGTGGACAGATCGTCGAGGCGATGTTCGGGATGGGGTACGGCGGACTGATCGGTCGCGGCTTCGGCGGCGGCCAGCCGACCCGGGTGCCGTACGCCGAATCCGACTTCATCATGGCCGCGATCGGTGAGGAACTCGGTCTCACTGCCGTGATGGCCGTGCTGGTGCTCTATGGCCTGATCGTCGAGCGCGCCCTGCGTACGTCCCTGGTCTGTCGCGACGGTTTCGGCAAACTGGTCAGCGTCGGGCTGGCGGGCGTCCTGGCGTTGCAGGTCTTCGTGGTCATCGGCGGCGTCACCCGACTGATCCCGCTGACCGGTCTGACCACGCCGTTCTTGTCGTACGGCGGCTCGTCGCTGATCGCCAACTGGGTGATCGTCGCCCTGCTGCTGCGTGTCTCCGACCAGGCTCGTCGCCCCGTACCCGTGCTCGCGTCGGGTGACGACGACGCCGACTCCGAACACACCCAGGTGGTGAAACTGGGATGAACCGGCCGATCCGGGTGATCTCGCTCTTCTGCCTCGCGCTCTTCCTCGCGCTGATGGTCAATGCGACCTACCTGCAGTACGTCGCCTCGGGCGACCTCAACAACGACTCGCGCAACCGGCGGGTCGTGGAGGCGTCGTTCAGCCGGGAGCGCGGCTCGATCCTGGTCGGGCGCGGCGACGAGGTCGCCAAGAGCGTCCCGTCCGATGACCGCTACAAGTTCCAGCGGGTCTACAACCAGCCTTATCGCTATGCGCCGGTGACCGGGTTCTTCTCGTTCTACAGCCAAACGGGCATCGAGCGTTCGCAGAACCCGGTGTTGTCCGGCGACGACAAGCGGCTCTTCCTGCCGCGTCTGGTCGATCTGCTCGGCAACTCCGAACCCAAGGGCGGCTCGGTTCAGCTCTCGATCAAGGCCGAGGCGCAGATCGCGGCGTACGACGGGCTCGAGGCACTGGGTGCGGGCACCGAGGGCGCCGTGGTCGCGCTGGAGCCGAGCACCGGCCGGATCCTGGCGATGGTCAGCACGCCGAGTTTCGATCCCAACAAGCTTGCGACCCACGACCCGGCCGCGCTCGACACGACATACCAGAACCTCGACAAGAGCCCCGCCAAGCCGCTGCTCAACCGCACGATCCAGACCACGCTGCCGCCGGGCTCGACCTTCAAGCTCGTGACGGCGGCTGCGGCGATCGAGAGCGGCGACTACCCCAGCGCCGACTCGATGGTTCCCGGAGGTCCGAGTTATCAGTTGCCCCAGAGCAAGGTCCGCATCGACAACGGTGGACGCAACTGCGGCACCGACAAGATCACCATGACGCAGGCGATGGCCAACTCGTGCAACACCTCGTTCTTGCAGATCGCCGACGAGATCGGGCTGGAGAAGTTGCACGAGCAGGCCGAGAAGTTCGGCTTCAACTCGACCGCCCTGACCGACCTGCCCAACCAGGCCGAGTCGCGGTTCCCCGACGATCTCGACCGCCCGCAGACCGCGATGGCCGGCATCGGCCAGTCGGAGGTGGCCGCGACGCCGCTGCAGATGGCGATGGTCGTCGCGGCGATCGCCAACGGCGGCGACGTCATGCGGCCCACCCTGGTCGACAACATCACCTCGCCAGACCTCGACGTGATCACCAGCACCGAGCCGGAGCGGTTGTCCAAGGCGATGGAGCCGTCGACGGCGTCGGAGTTGTCGAAGATGATGGTCGAGACCGTACGCAGTGGCACGGCCGTCAACGCCCAGATCCCCGGCATCGGGGTGGGGGGCAAGACCGGCACGGCGCAATCGGCGCCGAACCGGCCACCGTACGCATGGTTCGTCTCCTTCGCCCCCGCCGTCGACCCGAAGGTGGCGGTCGCGGTGTTGGTGCAGGCGTCGACGACTCCGCGCGAATCGATCGGCGGCAACTTCCTAGGGGCGCCGATCGCGCGGTCGGTGATGGAGGCGGTGCTGCAGTGAGCAAGGGACTGATGCAGATGTCAAGGTCAACGGGAGGGCACAGATGAGCGAGGGACAGCCCCATCTCATCGGCGGTCGCTATGAGTTGGGCGAGCTTCTCGGCCGCGGGGGGATGGCCGAGGTCCGCAAGGGGTACGACACCCGGCTCGGGCGAGCGGTCGCGATCAAACGACTGCGTACCGACCTGGCCAGCGACTCGACCTTCCAGGCACGCTTCCGACGCGAGGCGCAGTCGGCAGCGTCGCTGAACCACCCGATGATCGTGGCGGTCTACGACACCGGCGAGGAGTGGAACGACGGCGGCAATCGCGACCAGGTCGGCGTCGCGCAGCCCTACATCGTGATGGAGTACGTCGCCGGTCGCACCCTGCGCGAGATCCTCAAAGAGGGCCGCAAGATCCTGCCCGAGCGGGCGTTGGAGATCACCGCGGACGTCCTCACCGCGCTCGACTACTCCCACCGCGCCGGGATCATCCACCGCGACATCAAGCCCGGCAACGTGATGCTCACGCCCAGCGGTGACGTGAAGGTGATGGACTTCGGGATCGCCCGCGCGGTCTCGGATGCGTCGGCCTCGATGACCCAGACGGCGGCCGTTGTCGGCACGGCGCAGTACCTGTCCCCCGAACAGGCTCGCGGCGAGACCGTCGACTCCCGCTCGGACGTGTACTCGGCAGGTTGTCTGCTCTACGAACTCTTGACCGGGCGGCCACCCTTCATGGGTGAGTCACCGGTCGCGGTGGCCTATCAGCACGTACGCGAGCCCGCCCCTCCGCCGTCGGACTTCGACACCGAGATCGACGCCGACATCGATGCGATCGTGCTCAAGTCGCTGGCCAAACGGGTCGACGAGCGCTATCAGTCGGCAGCCGCCATGAAGGCAGACGTCGAGCGTTATCTGTCCGGTCGCCCGGTGCAGGCTGCCGCCGCCTCGGCGCACGCGACGACGGTCTTCGAGGCCGACGACGACACCGACCGCACCATGGTCGCACCGGTGGCGCCGCCGCCCGTACCTCCCACCAAGGCGGCCCGGCCCGCCAAGCGCGACGACGACCGCGACAGCAATGCGGGGGCTTGGATCCTGGTGGGTCTGCTGTTGGCCGCGTTGATCGTCGCTGCGGCGTTCGTACTCCCCAAGATGTTCGAGGAGGAGTCCGATCAGGTGCCGGTGCCCAACCTGATCAACCTCACCGAGCAGCAGGCGCGCACGAAGATCATCGAGAGTGATCTGACGGTCGGCAACGTCGAATACGACAACGACGAGAACGTCCCCAAGGACAAGGTCATCTCGCAAGACCCCGACCGCGACAACTACGTCGACCCCGGGACCGAGATCGACTTCGTCGTGTCGAAGGGCGAGGCCCTGGTCAGCGTGCCGCCTGTGGTGGGCAAGACCCGCGAGGAGGCGCGCTCGCTGCTGGAGGCCCAGCAGTTGCGCGTACGTTTCCAGCCTCAGGAGTCTGACGAACCTCGCGGGCAGGTGCTCTCGAGCAACCCGCCCGAGGGCCAGCAGGTCCCCGAGGACTCGATCGTCACGTTGACGGTGTCGTCCGGGCCGTCGCGGGTGCCGAACGTGGTCGACCTGGATGAGGCCTCGGCCAAGGCGAAGCTGGAAGCGGCCGGCTTCACCAACATCTTCATCACCCGCTCGTCCGACACGACCAAGCCCGAGGGCACGGTGATCGAGCAGAGTCCCACGGGCAGGCAGCCCAAGACCCAGCAGATCACGCTGGTGGTGTCGTCGTACGTCGCCCCGACCGAGACACCGACGGTGACTCCGACGGAGACGGCCACGCCGACCGTGACGCCGACGCCGACCCCGACCCCGACCGAGACCACCCAGGGAAACGGGAACGGCAACGGAAATGGCAACGGCAACGGCAACGGCAACAACTGAAAGTTTGAGTTGTCCCCAATTGTGGACTCACTTG of Nocardioides sp. contains these proteins:
- a CDS encoding penicillin-binding protein 2 — its product is MNRPIRVISLFCLALFLALMVNATYLQYVASGDLNNDSRNRRVVEASFSRERGSILVGRGDEVAKSVPSDDRYKFQRVYNQPYRYAPVTGFFSFYSQTGIERSQNPVLSGDDKRLFLPRLVDLLGNSEPKGGSVQLSIKAEAQIAAYDGLEALGAGTEGAVVALEPSTGRILAMVSTPSFDPNKLATHDPAALDTTYQNLDKSPAKPLLNRTIQTTLPPGSTFKLVTAAAAIESGDYPSADSMVPGGPSYQLPQSKVRIDNGGRNCGTDKITMTQAMANSCNTSFLQIADEIGLEKLHEQAEKFGFNSTALTDLPNQAESRFPDDLDRPQTAMAGIGQSEVAATPLQMAMVVAAIANGGDVMRPTLVDNITSPDLDVITSTEPERLSKAMEPSTASELSKMMVETVRSGTAVNAQIPGIGVGGKTGTAQSAPNRPPYAWFVSFAPAVDPKVAVAVLVQASTTPRESIGGNFLGAPIARSVMEAVLQ
- a CDS encoding FtsW/RodA/SpoVE family cell cycle protein, which gives rise to MSQPTGAFLGFVHRQRRGAELFLIVLALLVGLGAYAAVGIGMQGRIPANMVGYGGGLTVLILAAHMTVRFVAPYADPVLLPVVAALNGLGLAVIHRLDLSYATFKTPHQHDFAQKQLTWMTLGVLLFIMTLVVLRDHRTLQRFTYTSGLAAILLLLSPKLPVIGRSSHGADIWLRLGPFSLQPGEIAKVLLVIAFAGYLVQHRDALALAGRRFLFIDLPRGRDLGPILAIWVISLAILVVQRDLGSSLLFFGLFLVMLYVATERPGWLIVGGGLFAIGAGVLLYAATNWGVMGHVKQRVDFWLHPMEYYRSSPGSGQIVEAMFGMGYGGLIGRGFGGGQPTRVPYAESDFIMAAIGEELGLTAVMAVLVLYGLIVERALRTSLVCRDGFGKLVSVGLAGVLALQVFVVIGGVTRLIPLTGLTTPFLSYGGSSLIANWVIVALLLRVSDQARRPVPVLASGDDDADSEHTQVVKLG
- the pknB gene encoding Stk1 family PASTA domain-containing Ser/Thr kinase, which codes for MSEGQPHLIGGRYELGELLGRGGMAEVRKGYDTRLGRAVAIKRLRTDLASDSTFQARFRREAQSAASLNHPMIVAVYDTGEEWNDGGNRDQVGVAQPYIVMEYVAGRTLREILKEGRKILPERALEITADVLTALDYSHRAGIIHRDIKPGNVMLTPSGDVKVMDFGIARAVSDASASMTQTAAVVGTAQYLSPEQARGETVDSRSDVYSAGCLLYELLTGRPPFMGESPVAVAYQHVREPAPPPSDFDTEIDADIDAIVLKSLAKRVDERYQSAAAMKADVERYLSGRPVQAAAASAHATTVFEADDDTDRTMVAPVAPPPVPPTKAARPAKRDDDRDSNAGAWILVGLLLAALIVAAAFVLPKMFEEESDQVPVPNLINLTEQQARTKIIESDLTVGNVEYDNDENVPKDKVISQDPDRDNYVDPGTEIDFVVSKGEALVSVPPVVGKTREEARSLLEAQQLRVRFQPQESDEPRGQVLSSNPPEGQQVPEDSIVTLTVSSGPSRVPNVVDLDEASAKAKLEAAGFTNIFITRSSDTTKPEGTVIEQSPTGRQPKTQQITLVVSSYVAPTETPTVTPTETATPTVTPTPTPTPTETTQGNGNGNGNGNGNGNGNN